One Halovivax ruber XH-70 genomic region harbors:
- a CDS encoding VOC family protein, whose protein sequence is MDGIVDHTMIRVSDLEESLEWYQTHLDYEEKDRHEGEDFTLVYLGPEDMHDDAALLELTHNHGTDEVEIGDAWGHIAVRVPEGELEAYYEQLMDEGVADYRDPESCGGHYAFVKDPDGHEVEIVQRSPDEGALWSIDHTMIRVEDADDALGFWTRKFEYDEVGRWEADSFANYFLEPRNAADEAMAVELTYNYDGRSYTQGDGWGHLCVRVDDLQDDWDKLQTREADDYREPADCDHLYAFTRDQDGHEIELLERDPAADSLFPF, encoded by the coding sequence ATGGACGGCATCGTCGATCACACCATGATTCGCGTTTCGGACCTCGAAGAATCGCTCGAGTGGTACCAGACACACCTGGACTACGAAGAGAAAGACCGCCACGAGGGCGAGGACTTCACGCTCGTCTACCTCGGCCCCGAGGACATGCACGACGACGCCGCGTTGCTCGAGCTCACGCACAACCACGGGACGGACGAGGTCGAGATCGGTGACGCGTGGGGCCACATTGCGGTGCGGGTTCCCGAAGGCGAACTCGAAGCCTACTACGAGCAGCTGATGGACGAGGGCGTCGCGGACTACCGCGATCCGGAGTCCTGCGGCGGTCACTACGCCTTCGTCAAGGACCCCGACGGCCACGAGGTCGAGATCGTCCAGCGTTCTCCCGACGAGGGCGCGCTGTGGTCGATCGACCACACCATGATCCGCGTCGAGGACGCCGACGATGCACTCGGCTTCTGGACTCGCAAGTTCGAGTACGACGAGGTCGGCCGCTGGGAGGCCGACTCCTTCGCGAACTACTTCCTCGAACCCCGAAACGCCGCCGACGAGGCCATGGCCGTCGAACTTACCTACAACTACGACGGGCGTTCCTACACGCAGGGTGACGGCTGGGGCCACCTCTGTGTGCGCGTCGACGACCTCCAGGACGACTGGGACAAGCTGCAGACGCGCGAGGCCGACGACTACCGCGAGCCAGCCGACTGCGACCACCTGTACGCGTTCACCCGCGACCAGGACGGCCACGAGATCGAACTGCTCGAACGCGATCCGGCGGCCGACTCGCTGTTCCCGTTCTGA
- a CDS encoding outer membrane lipoprotein-sorting protein, which yields MVFRRTLLVCTVAALLLSAGCLGPFSPDDGSETEPESESLEAAELVERSQSLNASSGPLHATMTTSMSDGTETQSVTYEVWQRSAGEMRMEVVDADEGLGAPDVMVLDGSTTWMYDEDANRAVRMDMGFGPEEMVEFGEQLNDVAFDGMEAERVGTDTVADRSVTKVELTGNESGLLPGEMTLWIDDETYYPLKQEMEMPGQSGVTMTMTYEEFDPDAELSDDRFTFDPPEDAEVLDFDELPTETHDDVKSADEVVPFDLTEPTVPEAYTLNSSVTMQNLQGWSASLRYTDGADGRLTVTATEASGDAMGGLGGETITIGDVEATKTSTELLNITSTSIRWTTDDLTYTVSGTADEDALRSVAESIIE from the coding sequence ATGGTCTTCCGACGAACACTGCTAGTCTGTACAGTCGCTGCCCTCCTGCTCTCTGCGGGCTGTCTGGGGCCGTTTTCCCCGGACGACGGGAGCGAGACCGAACCGGAATCCGAATCACTCGAAGCGGCCGAACTCGTCGAGCGATCGCAGTCGCTCAACGCCTCGTCCGGCCCACTTCACGCAACCATGACGACGTCGATGAGTGACGGCACGGAGACACAATCGGTCACCTACGAGGTCTGGCAGCGGTCCGCCGGCGAGATGCGCATGGAAGTCGTCGACGCCGACGAGGGACTGGGCGCGCCGGACGTGATGGTTCTCGACGGGTCGACCACCTGGATGTACGACGAGGACGCGAACCGAGCCGTCCGGATGGATATGGGATTCGGCCCCGAGGAGATGGTGGAGTTCGGTGAGCAGCTGAACGACGTCGCCTTCGACGGGATGGAGGCCGAGCGTGTCGGCACCGACACCGTCGCCGATCGGTCGGTCACGAAGGTCGAACTCACCGGCAACGAGTCGGGCCTGTTGCCCGGTGAGATGACGCTGTGGATCGACGACGAGACCTACTACCCGCTGAAACAGGAGATGGAGATGCCGGGCCAATCGGGGGTCACGATGACGATGACCTACGAGGAGTTCGACCCGGACGCGGAGCTCTCTGACGATCGGTTCACATTCGATCCGCCCGAGGACGCCGAGGTACTCGACTTCGACGAACTGCCGACGGAGACCCACGACGACGTGAAATCTGCCGACGAGGTCGTGCCGTTCGACCTGACGGAGCCGACCGTGCCCGAGGCGTACACGCTCAACAGTTCGGTGACGATGCAGAACCTCCAGGGCTGGTCGGCCTCCCTCAGGTACACGGACGGAGCTGACGGTCGCCTCACGGTCACCGCTACCGAAGCGTCGGGTGATGCCATGGGCGGACTCGGCGGCGAGACGATCACGATCGGAGACGTCGAGGCGACGAAAACGAGCACCGAACTGCTGAACATCACGTCGACGTCCATCAGGTGGACGACCGACGACCTGACCTACACCGTCAGCGGCACCGCCGACGAGGACGCGCTCCGAAGCGTCGCCGAATCGATCATCGAGTAA
- a CDS encoding FAD-dependent oxidoreductase → MSESARVEIYTKEACPYCVKAMDLFDEKGVEYETYNVTGDDELFEEMVERADGRQTAPEVFVDDELVGGWDETSALEETGELDEKLGLVTDGGSDEGEVLEHRRLVITGTGIAGLTAAIYAARSNNEPLVIEGDEPGGQLTLTTDVANYPGFPDGINGTELVNNMKEQARQFGAETRNGIVESVDASDRPFRVELTNGDVYTADAIIAASGASARTLGIPGEDELMGYGLSTCATCDGAFFRGEDMLVVGGGDAAMEEATFLTKFADTVYLVHRREGFRAEDYWIDRVQEQVDAGDIEIMTNTELTEIHGSQEDGVDHVTLVEHPEGHPTEKLDDPDTDEFDFDVGAVFFAIGHTPNTDYLAGTGIETDDEGYLITEGGDGAGQTRTGVPGIFGAGDVVDYHYQQAVTAAGMGSKAAIDADEYLEELERESAPETEAAAADD, encoded by the coding sequence ATGAGCGAGAGCGCCCGAGTCGAGATTTACACGAAGGAGGCGTGTCCCTACTGCGTGAAGGCGATGGATCTCTTCGATGAGAAGGGAGTCGAGTACGAGACGTACAACGTGACCGGCGACGACGAACTGTTCGAGGAGATGGTCGAACGGGCCGACGGCCGGCAGACCGCACCCGAAGTATTCGTCGACGACGAGCTCGTCGGCGGCTGGGACGAGACGAGCGCGCTCGAAGAGACGGGCGAACTCGACGAGAAACTCGGGCTGGTGACCGACGGCGGGAGCGACGAAGGCGAGGTGCTCGAACACCGACGGCTCGTCATCACTGGGACGGGTATCGCCGGACTCACTGCGGCGATCTACGCCGCCCGATCGAACAACGAGCCGCTGGTCATCGAGGGCGACGAACCCGGCGGCCAGCTCACCCTGACGACCGACGTCGCGAACTACCCGGGTTTCCCGGACGGCATCAACGGAACCGAACTGGTGAACAACATGAAAGAACAGGCCCGCCAGTTCGGCGCCGAGACGCGAAACGGGATCGTCGAATCGGTGGACGCGAGCGATCGGCCGTTCCGCGTCGAACTCACGAACGGTGACGTCTACACGGCGGACGCGATCATCGCCGCGTCGGGAGCCAGCGCGCGTACCCTGGGGATTCCCGGTGAGGACGAACTCATGGGTTACGGGCTCTCGACGTGTGCGACCTGCGACGGTGCCTTCTTCCGCGGCGAGGACATGCTCGTCGTCGGCGGCGGCGACGCGGCCATGGAGGAAGCGACCTTCCTCACGAAATTTGCCGACACGGTCTACCTGGTCCACCGTCGCGAGGGCTTCCGCGCGGAAGACTACTGGATCGATCGTGTCCAGGAGCAGGTCGACGCCGGCGACATCGAGATCATGACGAATACGGAACTGACCGAGATCCACGGCTCGCAGGAAGACGGTGTCGACCACGTCACACTGGTCGAGCATCCCGAGGGCCACCCGACGGAGAAACTGGACGACCCGGACACCGACGAGTTCGACTTCGACGTCGGCGCCGTCTTCTTCGCCATCGGCCACACACCAAACACCGACTACCTCGCTGGCACTGGCATCGAGACCGACGACGAGGGCTACCTCATCACCGAGGGTGGTGACGGCGCTGGACAAACCAGAACCGGGGTGCCCGGCATCTTCGGCGCTGGCGACGTCGTCGATTACCACTACCAGCAGGCCGTGACGGCCGCCGGGATGGGTTCGAAAGCCGCCATCGACGCCGACGAGTATCTGGAGGAACTGGAACGCGAGTCCGCACCCGAAACCGAAGCCGCCGCGGCGGACGACTAA
- a CDS encoding DUF357 domain-containing protein has product MAADLAEKTDRYEGLLAEALDAATIAPPPGTPMEAAAAECREMADSYLEDGRHFRDDDDLVNALAAFSYGHAWLDAGARIGLFDVPTEGHLFTV; this is encoded by the coding sequence ATGGCCGCTGACCTCGCGGAGAAGACGGATCGCTACGAGGGGCTGCTCGCGGAGGCGCTGGACGCCGCGACGATCGCACCACCGCCGGGGACACCGATGGAAGCTGCCGCGGCCGAGTGCCGGGAGATGGCCGACTCCTACCTCGAGGACGGCCGGCACTTCCGTGACGACGACGATCTGGTCAACGCACTGGCGGCGTTTTCCTACGGGCACGCCTGGCTCGATGCCGGTGCGCGCATCGGGCTCTTCGACGTTCCGACCGAGGGACACCTCTTTACCGTCTGA
- a CDS encoding transcription initiation factor IIB, with translation MTETRIRTYTDETTREEETERGEEQERCPECGGQLVSDEEHAETVCTDCGLVVEEDEIDRGPEWRAFDSAERDQKSRVGAPTTNMMHDQGLSTNIGWQNKDAYGKSLSSRQRQKMQRLRTWNERFRTRDSKERNLKQALGEIDRMASALGLPENVRETASVIYRRALEEDLLPGRSIEGVATSSLYAAARQAGTPRSLDEISQVSRVDRMELTRTYRYIVRELSLEVKPADPEHYVPRFISDLDLSEETERTSRELLESARGDGVHSGKSPVGLAAAAVYAAALLTNEKVTQNEVSEVANISEVTIRNRYKELLEASEMAAPA, from the coding sequence ATGACAGAAACACGAATCAGAACCTACACGGACGAAACGACGCGGGAGGAAGAGACCGAACGGGGCGAGGAGCAAGAACGCTGTCCCGAATGCGGCGGGCAACTCGTCTCCGACGAAGAACACGCCGAGACCGTCTGTACCGATTGCGGACTGGTCGTCGAGGAAGACGAGATCGATCGCGGCCCAGAGTGGCGCGCGTTCGACAGCGCCGAGCGAGACCAGAAGTCCCGCGTGGGCGCCCCGACGACGAATATGATGCACGACCAGGGCCTGTCGACCAACATCGGCTGGCAGAACAAGGACGCCTACGGCAAGTCGCTGTCGAGCCGACAGCGCCAGAAGATGCAGCGCCTGCGCACCTGGAACGAGCGCTTCCGTACCCGCGACTCCAAGGAGCGCAACCTGAAGCAGGCCCTCGGTGAGATCGACCGAATGGCCAGCGCGCTCGGCCTGCCGGAAAACGTCCGCGAGACCGCGTCGGTCATCTACCGCCGCGCGCTCGAGGAGGACCTCCTCCCCGGACGCTCCATCGAGGGCGTCGCCACGTCGTCGCTGTACGCCGCCGCCCGACAGGCCGGCACGCCGCGCAGCCTCGACGAGATCTCGCAGGTAAGCCGCGTCGACCGCATGGAACTGACACGAACCTACCGGTACATCGTCCGCGAGCTCTCCCTCGAGGTAAAGCCCGCCGATCCGGAACACTACGTACCCCGGTTCATCAGCGATCTGGACCTCTCGGAGGAGACCGAACGGACCTCGCGCGAGCTACTCGAGTCGGCCCGCGGTGACGGTGTCCACTCGGGCAAGAGTCCGGTCGGACTCGCCGCTGCAGCGGTCTACGCCGCGGCCTTGCTCACGAACGAGAAGGTAACCCAGAACGAGGTCAGCGAAGTGGCGAACATCTCAGAAGTGACGATCCGCAACCGGTACAAGGAGCTCCTCGAAGCCTCTGAAATGGCCGCACCGGCCTGA
- a CDS encoding DUF7836 family putative zinc-binding protein produces MDETSVQLLCPECTKDWQQAPTDLPAPADLFHCPNCHASRRTAEFTRTDRDLQTLKTLG; encoded by the coding sequence ATGGACGAGACGAGCGTGCAATTACTCTGTCCGGAGTGTACCAAAGACTGGCAGCAAGCGCCGACGGATCTCCCCGCCCCCGCAGACCTCTTTCACTGTCCGAACTGTCACGCGAGCAGGCGAACAGCCGAATTTACTCGCACGGATCGAGACCTGCAAACGCTGAAGACCCTGGGCTGA
- a CDS encoding UPF0058 family protein, translating into MKKQELIHLHGLLAEVSNQCRAWDDCTIDLSTYESLGIRPTSIHKSKTDHKDAVFAIANGITENMTESEETETVAATAD; encoded by the coding sequence ATGAAGAAGCAGGAACTCATTCACCTTCACGGGCTTCTTGCCGAGGTATCGAACCAGTGCCGAGCCTGGGACGACTGTACGATCGACCTCTCGACATACGAGTCACTCGGGATTCGGCCGACATCGATCCACAAATCGAAAACTGACCACAAGGACGCTGTTTTTGCGATTGCGAACGGAATTACGGAGAATATGACCGAATCGGAAGAGACCGAAACGGTCGCTGCGACTGCGGATTAA
- a CDS encoding DUF555 domain-containing protein, with the protein MDCRVVVEAAVPVFDVETPDEAIRIAISKTGELLNPDLNYVEISMGERTTPSGEELPPAFIAADEALVALELEMTVFNVERDEHAARIARKEIGQRLENIPLEVLVVKELPDESESDESSADAESTESDQTTNASESEPSTSSDEDDDDVLPEFDELLD; encoded by the coding sequence ATGGATTGCAGGGTCGTCGTCGAGGCTGCCGTGCCGGTGTTCGACGTGGAGACACCGGATGAAGCGATTCGGATCGCGATTTCGAAGACGGGAGAACTGTTGAACCCTGACCTGAACTACGTCGAAATCTCCATGGGCGAGCGAACCACTCCCTCGGGGGAGGAGTTGCCCCCGGCGTTTATCGCCGCCGACGAAGCCCTCGTCGCACTCGAACTCGAGATGACCGTGTTCAACGTCGAACGCGACGAACACGCCGCTCGCATCGCCCGCAAGGAGATCGGCCAGCGACTCGAGAACATTCCGTTAGAGGTACTCGTCGTCAAGGAGCTCCCCGACGAATCCGAGTCGGACGAGTCGTCGGCGGACGCCGAGTCGACGGAGTCTGACCAGACGACGAACGCGAGTGAGAGCGAGCCGTCGACCTCGTCGGACGAAGACGATGACGACGTGCTTCCGGAGTTCGACGAGTTACTCGACTGA
- a CDS encoding DNA-3-methyladenine glycosylase family protein, which produces METGTIPHTELDGGIDCYLTIESGQTYRWTRSDDKLYAGNRAPEAWYELAIDGEVVRARSTDAGLEWESTTDAEPILRRRLRLDDDLPAIVADAPDDTLVEDAYAAHQGLRLVTDPPFDTLIAFICSAQMRVERINEMVTTLSTEYGTPIEFDGRTYHDFPTPDQLAAATESELRDLGLGYRAPYVVETARMVADGEGHPEDARDLPYEEAREYLTRFVGVGEKVADCICLFALEFDEAVPLDTWIRKAIATYYPDCDHGSYAETSRAIRERFGGAYAGYVQTYVFHHLRTGEATVD; this is translated from the coding sequence ATGGAAACCGGGACGATTCCGCACACTGAACTCGACGGCGGGATCGACTGTTATCTCACGATCGAGAGCGGCCAGACCTACCGCTGGACGCGCAGCGACGACAAGCTGTACGCCGGCAACCGGGCCCCGGAGGCCTGGTACGAACTCGCCATCGACGGCGAAGTCGTCCGCGCCAGGTCGACCGACGCCGGTCTCGAGTGGGAGTCGACGACCGACGCCGAACCGATACTGCGACGCCGACTCCGGCTCGACGACGACCTTCCAGCGATCGTCGCCGACGCGCCCGACGACACGCTCGTCGAAGATGCCTACGCAGCCCACCAGGGCCTGCGGCTGGTGACGGATCCGCCGTTCGACACGCTGATCGCATTCATCTGTTCGGCACAGATGCGCGTCGAACGGATCAACGAGATGGTGACGACGCTCTCGACGGAGTACGGAACCCCGATCGAGTTCGACGGTCGGACCTACCACGACTTCCCGACGCCGGACCAACTCGCCGCGGCGACAGAGTCCGAGTTGCGCGACCTCGGACTGGGCTACCGCGCGCCCTACGTGGTCGAAACGGCACGCATGGTCGCCGACGGGGAAGGCCATCCCGAAGACGCACGGGATCTCCCCTACGAGGAAGCGCGCGAATACCTCACCCGGTTCGTCGGCGTCGGCGAGAAGGTCGCCGACTGCATCTGCCTCTTCGCCCTCGAGTTCGACGAGGCGGTGCCACTCGACACCTGGATTCGCAAGGCCATCGCCACGTACTACCCCGACTGCGATCACGGTTCCTACGCCGAGACCTCGCGAGCCATCCGTGAGCGGTTCGGCGGCGCGTACGCCGGGTACGTTCAAACCTACGTGTTTCACCACCTTCGGACCGGTGAAGCGACCGTGGACTGA
- a CDS encoding GNAT family N-acetyltransferase: MYVHPAHYGQGIGTRLLERLERTAVDRGARSLELTVFATNERARSFYESFGFEQYDTAFDNRFEVERIRYERTID, encoded by the coding sequence ATCTACGTCCATCCGGCCCACTACGGGCAGGGAATCGGAACGAGACTGCTCGAACGACTCGAACGGACAGCAGTCGACCGTGGGGCACGCTCGCTGGAACTGACCGTCTTTGCCACGAACGAACGGGCCCGCAGTTTCTACGAATCGTTCGGGTTCGAGCAGTACGACACGGCCTTCGACAATCGGTTCGAGGTCGAACGGATCCGCTACGAACGTACGATCGACTGA
- a CDS encoding acylphosphatase, translated as MADRTRAHVFVSGTVQGVYYRATTRDTARERGVDGWVRNLDDGRVEAVFEGPEDAVEGIVEWCHEGSPAADVDDVTVEYGEPQGEDGFEIEY; from the coding sequence ATGGCCGATCGGACTCGCGCACACGTGTTCGTCAGCGGCACGGTCCAGGGCGTCTACTACCGGGCGACTACCCGTGACACCGCCAGGGAGCGAGGCGTCGACGGCTGGGTGAGAAACCTGGACGACGGCCGCGTCGAGGCCGTCTTCGAGGGTCCCGAGGACGCCGTCGAGGGAATTGTCGAGTGGTGCCACGAGGGCAGCCCCGCCGCCGACGTCGACGACGTGACGGTCGAGTACGGGGAGCCGCAGGGCGAGGATGGGTTCGAGATCGAGTACTGA
- a CDS encoding bifunctional ADP-dependent NAD(P)H-hydrate dehydratase/NAD(P)H-hydrate epimerase has translation MITGRRMAAVDENAAALGVSQAQLMESSGNAVARLVREVAPSDATVVVVAGRGNNGGDGFVAARFLEDRESMGESTIEHVETHLLGRADRIGTDVARRNWKALVAADADVHEVRDSTAISLPEADVIVDAMLGTGISGALREPAATAAAAIAASDATVVSVDVPSGFDATDPDANANPIGADYVVTFHDTKPGLPELDADCRVADIGIPAAAERFVGPGDVGLAQPASRTGRAYVVGGGPYTGAPALAAQAALRAGMELSFVAAPTGVADEIQGYAADLIVQPYDGDRLTPDHVDELVETAERYDDVVVLGPGLGSADESLAAARQFLEAYTGPAVVDAEALSVVPELETEATLVCTPNARELERMGGPAVDELRSGRAEMEAVTDEIEAFAADLGHVVLVKGVDDVISDGERTRIARVGVPGMAVGGTGDLLAGITAGLLEHADPFEAASAAAYVNGRAGEVLADRWGAGDGLGITASDLLTEIPGVLWGESDD, from the coding sequence ATGATCACCGGCAGACGGATGGCCGCCGTCGACGAAAACGCCGCGGCCCTGGGCGTCTCACAGGCCCAGTTGATGGAATCCAGCGGTAACGCGGTCGCCCGGCTCGTGCGCGAGGTCGCCCCGTCGGACGCGACGGTCGTGGTGGTCGCCGGTCGCGGGAACAACGGCGGAGACGGATTCGTCGCCGCCCGATTTCTCGAAGACCGTGAGTCGATGGGCGAGTCGACCATCGAGCACGTCGAGACTCACCTCCTGGGGCGAGCCGACCGGATCGGGACCGACGTCGCCCGACGGAACTGGAAGGCGCTCGTCGCGGCCGACGCAGACGTACACGAGGTGCGAGATTCGACCGCCATCTCCCTCCCCGAAGCCGACGTCATCGTCGACGCCATGCTCGGGACCGGAATCAGCGGGGCGTTACGAGAACCCGCGGCGACGGCCGCCGCCGCGATAGCCGCGTCGGACGCAACGGTCGTCTCGGTCGACGTTCCCTCCGGCTTCGATGCGACCGACCCTGACGCCAACGCGAACCCGATCGGGGCCGACTACGTCGTCACGTTTCACGACACGAAACCGGGCCTCCCCGAACTCGACGCCGACTGTCGGGTCGCGGACATCGGCATCCCGGCCGCAGCCGAGCGGTTCGTCGGGCCCGGCGACGTCGGTCTCGCGCAGCCAGCGTCGCGAACCGGTCGGGCCTACGTCGTCGGCGGCGGGCCGTACACCGGCGCTCCGGCGCTCGCCGCCCAGGCGGCCCTGCGAGCCGGGATGGAACTCTCGTTCGTCGCAGCCCCCACCGGGGTCGCAGACGAGATTCAGGGCTACGCCGCAGACCTCATCGTCCAGCCTTACGACGGCGACCGGCTAACACCCGACCACGTCGACGAGCTCGTCGAAACGGCCGAACGGTACGACGACGTGGTCGTCCTCGGCCCCGGCCTCGGCAGTGCCGACGAAAGTCTCGCGGCAGCCCGGCAGTTCCTCGAAGCCTACACCGGCCCTGCAGTCGTCGACGCGGAAGCGCTCTCGGTCGTGCCCGAGCTCGAGACAGAGGCGACGCTCGTCTGTACGCCGAACGCCCGCGAACTCGAACGGATGGGCGGCCCGGCTGTCGACGAGCTTCGTAGCGGCCGCGCCGAAATGGAGGCCGTCACCGACGAAATCGAGGCGTTCGCCGCGGACCTCGGCCACGTCGTGCTCGTGAAGGGCGTCGACGACGTGATTTCGGACGGCGAACGGACCCGGATCGCGCGCGTCGGCGTCCCCGGCATGGCCGTCGGCGGCACCGGAGATCTGCTCGCCGGGATCACCGCCGGGCTGCTCGAACACGCCGACCCGTTCGAGGCGGCCTCCGCAGCGGCATACGTCAACGGCCGCGCCGGCGAGGTCCTCGCCGATCGGTGGGGCGCCGGCGACGGACTCGGAATCACGGCCTCTGACCTGCTGACCGAGATTCCCGGCGTCCTGTGGGGTGAGAGTGATGACTGA
- the moaC gene encoding cyclic pyranopterin monophosphate synthase MoaC translates to MTDGEKDTAHHAADAAATEDLTHTTGEGEVQMVDVGGKPDSKRRAVATGRIRLRPSTVEAIRADDVDKGDVLATARIGAVQAVKHTWETIPMCHQIPITNVETDIDLADDTATLTVAVETTGTTGCEMEALQGVTTGLTVVWDMVKAAEKDEDGQYPEARIEDVRVVEKQKVRVDRD, encoded by the coding sequence ATGACTGACGGCGAGAAAGACACTGCCCACCACGCCGCGGACGCCGCCGCGACGGAGGACCTCACTCACACGACGGGCGAGGGAGAGGTCCAGATGGTCGATGTGGGCGGAAAACCGGATTCGAAGCGACGGGCCGTCGCCACTGGACGGATCCGACTTCGACCGTCCACCGTCGAGGCGATTCGGGCGGACGACGTCGATAAGGGCGACGTGCTCGCGACCGCGCGCATTGGGGCGGTACAGGCCGTCAAACACACCTGGGAGACGATCCCTATGTGCCACCAGATTCCGATCACGAACGTGGAGACGGATATCGACCTGGCCGACGACACCGCTACGCTCACCGTCGCCGTGGAGACGACCGGCACGACCGGCTGCGAGATGGAGGCTCTCCAGGGCGTGACGACCGGACTGACCGTCGTCTGGGACATGGTCAAGGCCGCCGAGAAAGACGAAGACGGGCAGTACCCGGAGGCGCGGATCGAGGACGTCCGCGTCGTCGAGAAACAGAAAGTGCGGGTCGACCGGGACTGA
- a CDS encoding DUF7351 domain-containing protein, which produces MTDVDPDADTGAGGDEALPTTAGTVDDSVHVTEPSEAFQALGNDVRTGILRTIRDRTEDEANAGRVSFSTLFEAADVDTTAGFAYHIDELVGPYLSKTEEGYALTATGRRAARAIESGTYTHQVDRQAVAVDDPCPFCGAQELAAAVDDNEVAITCEACERSILRMDFPPAGLEAHDDDLPAAFDRHHRHRIAHLSDGVCPECGGPVESRLDVVRPDPGDEKARESVPDPVQASFTCAACGYGLRCPVALTLLDHPELVSFYHDHDESIDQRPIWNVGREWTETPLSHEPMAVRVAVTLDDETVECYVDGECTVVATRRVGAEVADAEESGCESTTAATADTAPEADVA; this is translated from the coding sequence ATGACAGACGTGGATCCGGACGCCGACACGGGAGCGGGTGGCGACGAAGCGCTGCCAACAACGGCCGGCACGGTCGACGACTCCGTCCACGTCACCGAACCGAGTGAGGCGTTTCAGGCGCTGGGAAACGACGTTCGCACGGGAATTCTCCGGACGATTCGCGATCGGACCGAGGACGAAGCCAACGCGGGTCGGGTCTCGTTCTCGACACTCTTCGAGGCCGCGGACGTCGACACGACGGCCGGGTTCGCCTATCACATCGACGAACTGGTCGGACCGTACCTCTCGAAGACGGAAGAGGGGTATGCGCTGACCGCGACCGGCAGGCGCGCCGCCCGCGCCATCGAATCCGGCACGTACACGCATCAGGTCGACCGCCAGGCGGTCGCCGTCGACGATCCGTGCCCGTTCTGTGGCGCCCAGGAACTCGCCGCCGCCGTCGACGACAACGAAGTGGCCATCACCTGTGAGGCGTGTGAGCGGTCGATCCTCCGGATGGACTTTCCGCCGGCAGGCCTCGAGGCACACGATGACGACCTCCCCGCCGCGTTCGATCGCCACCACCGACACCGCATCGCCCACCTCAGTGACGGCGTCTGTCCCGAATGTGGCGGCCCCGTCGAGTCGCGTCTCGACGTGGTCCGGCCCGACCCTGGCGACGAGAAGGCCCGCGAGTCCGTCCCGGACCCGGTGCAGGCGTCGTTCACCTGTGCGGCGTGTGGATACGGACTCCGCTGTCCCGTCGCGCTGACGCTGCTCGATCACCCCGAACTCGTGTCGTTCTACCACGACCACGACGAGTCGATCGACCAGCGACCGATCTGGAACGTCGGGCGCGAGTGGACCGAGACGCCGCTGTCGCACGAGCCGATGGCCGTCCGTGTGGCAGTCACGCTGGACGACGAGACCGTCGAGTGCTACGTAGACGGCGAGTGTACCGTCGTCGCCACTCGACGAGTGGGTGCGGAGGTGGCCGACGCCGAAGAAAGTGGGTGCGAATCGACGACGGCAGCGACGGCGGACACAGCCCCCGAAGCCGACGTCGCATAA